The following are encoded together in the Planctomycetota bacterium genome:
- a CDS encoding redoxin family protein, whose protein sequence is MKHSRITPILACSALLFCAASYSMADDTKKDKGTQTAPTGKDKAEHKDKADHKDNKKVKVGDKVSNFTMTDASGKSLQFSDFAGKTVVLEWCNPECPVCQAVTKGGLVTKMITDAKAIDPNVVFVMVNSTAKTAGDPKSTTSYLEANKVSTNAVVIDGSGVIGKMFDAKTTPHMFVIDSKGTLVYSGAFDDSADNGQTPGKTNYVLNALTQLKEGKAVSPSETKAYGCGVKYGSEKAEKKG, encoded by the coding sequence ATGAAGCACAGCCGTATCACTCCGATTCTCGCATGTTCCGCCCTCTTGTTCTGCGCCGCCAGCTACTCCATGGCCGACGACACCAAGAAGGACAAGGGAACCCAGACCGCCCCCACCGGCAAGGACAAGGCCGAGCACAAGGACAAGGCGGATCACAAGGACAACAAGAAGGTCAAGGTCGGCGACAAGGTCTCCAACTTCACCATGACCGATGCCTCCGGCAAGAGCCTGCAGTTCAGCGACTTCGCCGGCAAGACCGTCGTCCTTGAGTGGTGCAATCCCGAGTGCCCGGTCTGCCAGGCCGTGACCAAGGGCGGACTCGTTACCAAGATGATCACCGATGCCAAGGCGATCGATCCGAACGTCGTGTTCGTCATGGTCAACAGCACCGCCAAGACCGCCGGCGATCCGAAGTCCACTACCTCCTATCTTGAGGCCAACAAGGTCTCGACCAACGCGGTCGTGATCGACGGCAGCGGCGTCATCGGCAAGATGTTCGACGCCAAGACCACCCCGCACATGTTCGTCATCGATTCCAAGGGCACGCTGGTGTACTCCGGCGCGTTCGACGACAGCGCGGACAACGGCCAGACTCCTGGCAAGACCAACTACGTCTTGAACGCCCTGACCCAGCTCAAGGAAGGCAAGGCGGTTTCGCCCTCCGAGACCAAGGCCTACGGCTGCGGCGTGAAATACGGCAGCGAGAAGGCCGAGAAGAAGGGCTGA
- the dnaN gene encoding DNA polymerase III subunit beta, producing MKLICDRAAFVDAVQIAAAVVATRGNVPALLCIKLTAKDGRLHLQAADKDISLEIPVASVDVKSPGEALVPAERLSQIARECAGSTLAFESNKSVLSIKAEGMRFNVHGFDPKEFPAPPQLNSKPECTVSAGAFRKLVGRTIFATAVENNRYAIGGVLVERVGKRLRLVGTDGRRLAVAKGECLSATESDSSVIVPTKALNLLNRLSVDPEDPIEISKAEGRLVFSIGKGPDAAKLVTSLIEGTFPPFDDVIPKEHDRRVTCDVAALTAAVRRSSVLTSEQSKGVKMSFTPTQLTLSSSSPDVGDSEITMPLSGFQGEAIEVGFNPHYIIDALKIVDATEVTIELKATNKPGVLRIGQEFTYVIMPLNV from the coding sequence ATGAAACTGATTTGCGACCGTGCCGCTTTCGTCGACGCCGTGCAGATTGCCGCGGCGGTCGTCGCCACACGAGGCAATGTGCCCGCCCTTCTCTGCATCAAGCTGACCGCCAAGGACGGCCGGCTGCACCTGCAGGCCGCGGACAAGGACATCTCGCTCGAGATTCCAGTGGCCAGCGTCGACGTGAAATCCCCCGGCGAGGCCCTGGTGCCCGCCGAGCGACTCTCGCAGATCGCGCGGGAATGCGCCGGCTCCACCCTGGCGTTTGAATCGAACAAGTCGGTCCTCTCGATCAAGGCCGAGGGCATGCGCTTCAACGTGCACGGCTTCGATCCCAAGGAATTTCCGGCTCCGCCGCAGCTCAACTCAAAGCCCGAGTGCACCGTCAGCGCCGGGGCCTTCCGCAAGCTGGTCGGACGCACCATCTTCGCCACAGCGGTGGAGAACAATCGCTACGCCATCGGCGGCGTCCTGGTGGAACGCGTGGGCAAGCGCCTCCGCCTGGTGGGCACCGACGGCCGCCGCCTGGCGGTGGCCAAGGGCGAATGCCTTTCCGCGACCGAAAGCGACTCCTCGGTGATCGTGCCGACCAAGGCGCTCAATCTGCTCAATCGACTTTCCGTCGACCCGGAGGATCCCATCGAGATTTCCAAGGCGGAGGGCCGCCTGGTCTTCTCCATCGGCAAGGGTCCCGACGCCGCCAAGCTGGTGACCAGCCTGATCGAGGGCACCTTCCCGCCTTTCGACGACGTGATCCCCAAGGAGCACGACCGCCGCGTCACCTGCGACGTCGCGGCGCTGACCGCCGCCGTGCGCCGTTCGAGCGTTCTGACCAGCGAGCAGAGCAAGGGCGTCAAGATGAGCTTCACCCCGACGCAGCTGACCCTCTCGAGCAGCTCGCCGGATGTCGGCGACTCGGAGATCACCATGCCGCTGAGCGGATTCCAGGGCGAGGCGATCGAGGTCGGATTCAATCCCCACTACATCATCGACGCGCTCAAGATCGTCGATGCGACCGAGGTCACCATCGAGCTCAAGGCCACCAACAAGCCCGGCGTGCTCCGCATCGGTCAGGAATTCACCTACGTGATCATGCCGCTGAACGTCTAA